Proteins found in one Tamandua tetradactyla isolate mTamTet1 chromosome 1, mTamTet1.pri, whole genome shotgun sequence genomic segment:
- the MYLK2 gene encoding myosin light chain kinase 2, skeletal/cardiac muscle, giving the protein MAAENGTVKLGIQSPSTDKVPKGAAGVGSPAAEEDPGSPDSKKNPGPPDPKEDPGPPDPKKEPDPPTLKKDVEAPVPEKVGGVLAQPLTSGQDPEGEGDLGGGPAEGSAGQPVALPQSTTTTEANVKKPKTKQGSSGSQEPGEPKVGKKAVDGQAATRRGSPAFLHSPSCPAIIASPEKLLAEKPPSGAQELVFEGVPETPGPMDLGPAKTAEGGKDILADSRKEAGEKAPGQAGQAKAQGDTLGGIEFQAVPSERLEAGQALGLTAREEDCFQILDDCPPPPAPFPHRIVQLRTGNVNSEFSINSKEALGGGKFGAVCTCTEKATGLKLAAKVIKKQTPKDKEMVLLEIEVMNQLNHRNLIQLYTAIETSHEIVLFMEYIEGGELFERIVDEDYQLTEVDTMVFVRQICDGILFMHKMRVLHLDLKPENILCVNTTGHLVKIIDFGLARRYNPNEKLKVNFGTPEFLSPEVVNYDQISDKTDMWSMGVITYMLLSGLSPFLGDDDTETLNNVLSSNWYFDEETFEAVSDEAKDFVSNLIVKDQRARMSAAQCLAHPWLNNLAEKAKRCNRRLKSQILLKKYLMKRRWKKNFIAVSAANRFKKISSSGALMALGV; this is encoded by the exons ATGGCGGCAGAAAACGGAACAGTGAAGCTGGGAATCCAGAGCCCATCAACAG ACAAGGTACCTAAAGGTGCAGCAGGCGTGGGATCCCCAGCTGCAGAGGAAGACCCTGGTTCCCCAGACTCAAAGAAGAATCCTGGCCCCCCAGACCCTAAAGAAGATCCTGGTCCTCCGGACCCAAAGAAAGAACCTGACCCACCCACCCTGAAGAAAGACGTTGAAGCCCCTGTCCCAGAGAAAGTGGGTGGTGTCCTGGCCCAACCCTTAACCAGCGGCCAGGACCCCGAGGGAGAGGGTGATCTTGGTGGGGGGCCTGCGGAGGGCAGTGCTGGGCAGCCCGTAGCCCTGCCCCAGTCGACGACAACGACGGAGGCCAATGTGAAGAAGCCCAAGACTAAGCAGGGGTCCTCAGGCAGCCAGGAGCCTGGAGAGCCCAAGGTGGGCAAGAAAGCAGTAGATGGTCAAGCAGCGACCAGGAGGGGCTCCCCGGCCTTTCTGCACAGCCCTAGCTGTCCTGCCATCATTGCAAG CCCTGAGAAGTTGCTGGCCGAGAAGCCCCCCAGTGGGGCACAGGAGCTCGTCTTTGAAGGGGTGCCCGAGACCCCTGGCCCCATGGATCTGGGGCCAGCCAAGACAGCAGAAGGAGGGAAGGACATCCTGGCAGACAGCCGgaaggaagcaggagagaaagcccCAGGCCAGGCTGGCCAGGCTAAGGCGCAAGGGGATACCTTGGGAGGAATCGAGTTCCAGGCTGTTCCTTCAGAGCGACTGGAGGCGGGGCAGGCCCTCGGTCTCACGGCCAGGGAGGAGGACTGCTTCCAGATTTTGG ACGACTGCCCGCCACCCCCTGCTCCTTTCCCCCACCGCATTGTGCAGCTGAGGACCGGAAACGTCAACAGCGAATTCAGCATCAACTCCAAGGAGGCGCTGGGAGG TGGCAAATTTGGAGCAGTCTGTACTTGCACGGAGAAAGCCACAGGCCTCAAGCTGGCAGCCAAGGTTATCAAGAAACAGACTCCCAAAGACAAG GAAATGGTGCTGCTTGAGATCGAGGTGATGAACCAGCTGAACCACCGCAACCTGATCCAGCTCTACACGGCCATCGAAACCTCGCACGAGATCGTCCTGTTCATGGAGTA CATTGAGGGCGGCGAGCTCTTCGAGAGGATTGTGGATGAGGACTACCAGCTGACGGAGGTGGACACCATGGTGTTCGTCAGGCAGATCTGCGACGGGATCCTGTTTATGCACAAGATGAGGGTGCTGCACCTGGACCTCAAG CCAGAGAACATCCTGTGCGTCAACACCACGGGCCACCTGGTGAAGATCATCGACTTCGGCCTGGCACGGAG GTATAACCCCAATGAGAAGCTGAAGGTGAATTTTGGGACCCCAGAGTTCCTGTCCCCTGAGGTGGTGAATTACGACCAAATCTCCGATAAGACAGACATGTGGAGCATGGGGGTCATCACCTACATGCT GCTAAGCGGACTCTCCCCCTTCCTGGGAGATGATGACACAGAGACGCTAAACAATGTTCTATCTTCCAACTGGTACTTTGATGAGGAGACCTTTGAGGCCGTGTCTGATGAGGCCAAAGACTTTGTCTCCAACCTCATCGTCAAGGACCAGAG GGCCCGGATGAGCGCTGCCCAGTGCCTTGCCCACCCCTGGCTCAACAACCTGGCAGAGAAAGCAAAGCGCTGTAACCGACGCCTCAAGTCCCAGATCTTGCTTAAGAAATACCTCATGAAGAGGCGCTGGAAG AAAAACTTCATCGCTGTCAGTGCCGCCAACCGCTTCAAGAAGATCAGCAGCTCAGGGGCGCTGATGGCTCTGGGGGTCTGA